From Pseudomonas sp. LS1212, the proteins below share one genomic window:
- a CDS encoding CvpA family protein — translation MAFTWVDWAIIAIIAISALISLSRGFVKEALSLITWIVAGAVAWMFGGALSQYLGSYIETPSARVIAGCAILFVATLLVGAMINFLIGELIRVTGLSGTDRFLGMAFGAARGALLVVVGVGLLSLGPVQQDPWWQESRLLPQFLLVADWSKNLILGLSSQWLASGISAPADLPFKEHLLGPKTP, via the coding sequence GTGGCATTTACCTGGGTTGACTGGGCGATCATCGCGATAATCGCCATTTCCGCTTTGATCAGTTTGAGTCGAGGTTTCGTCAAGGAAGCCTTGTCGCTGATCACCTGGATCGTCGCCGGCGCGGTCGCCTGGATGTTCGGCGGCGCATTGTCGCAATACCTTGGAAGCTATATTGAAACACCGTCGGCTCGCGTGATCGCGGGCTGTGCCATCCTGTTCGTCGCCACGCTGCTGGTCGGCGCGATGATCAATTTTCTTATCGGCGAACTGATTCGCGTCACCGGCCTGTCCGGGACCGATCGATTCCTCGGCATGGCCTTTGGCGCGGCGCGTGGCGCCTTGCTGGTGGTCGTCGGCGTCGGGTTGTTGAGCCTGGGGCCGGTACAACAGGATCCTTGGTGGCAGGAGTCCAGGCTCCTGCCACAATTTCTATTGGTTGCAGACTGGTCGAAAAACCTCATTTTGGGGTTGAGCAGTCAGTGGCTCGCCAGCGGAATCAGCGCACCGGCTGATCTTCCGTTCAAAGAGCACCTCCTTGGGCCCAAAACGCCTTGA
- the purF gene encoding amidophosphoribosyltransferase → MCGIVGIVGKSNVNQALYDALTVLQHRGQDAAGIVTSHDGRLFLRKDNGLVRDVFQQRHMQRLVGHMGIGHVRYPTAGSSTSAEAQPFYVNSPYGITLAHNGNLTNVEQLAKEIYESDLRHVNTSSDSEVLLNVFAHELAVRGKLQPTEEDVFAAVTDVHNRCRGGYAVVAMITGYGIVGFRDPNAIRPIVFGQRHTDEGVEYMIASESVSLDVLGFTLIRDLAPGEAVYITEDGQLHTRQCATNPQMTPCIFEHVYLARPDSIIDGVSVYKARLRMGEKLAEKILRERPDHDIDVVIPIPDTSRTAALELANHLGVKFREGFVKNRYIGRTFIMPGQAARKKSVRQKLNAIELEFRGKNVMLVDDSIVRGTTCKQIIQMAREAGAKNVYFCSAAPAVRYPNVYGIDMPSAHELIAHNRSTQDVADLIGADWLVYQDLPDLIEAVGGGKIKIEHFDCAVFDGKYVTGDVDEAYLDKIEQARNDASKVKTQAVSAIIDLYNN, encoded by the coding sequence ATGTGTGGCATCGTCGGTATCGTCGGTAAGTCGAACGTCAATCAGGCGCTGTATGACGCGCTAACCGTCCTCCAGCACCGCGGCCAGGACGCTGCCGGTATTGTGACCAGCCATGATGGCCGGTTATTCCTGCGCAAGGACAACGGCCTGGTGCGTGACGTGTTCCAGCAGCGCCATATGCAGCGCCTGGTCGGGCACATGGGCATCGGTCATGTCCGTTATCCAACCGCGGGCAGCTCGACTTCGGCCGAAGCCCAGCCGTTCTACGTCAACTCGCCTTATGGCATCACCCTGGCGCACAACGGCAACCTGACCAACGTCGAGCAACTGGCCAAGGAGATTTACGAATCCGACCTGCGCCACGTCAACACCAGCTCCGACTCGGAAGTATTGCTCAACGTTTTCGCCCATGAACTGGCGGTGCGCGGCAAGCTGCAGCCCACCGAAGAAGACGTTTTCGCGGCCGTCACCGACGTGCACAACCGCTGCCGTGGTGGCTACGCCGTGGTTGCGATGATCACCGGTTACGGTATCGTCGGCTTCCGCGACCCCAACGCCATTCGTCCGATCGTGTTCGGCCAGCGTCATACCGACGAAGGCGTCGAGTACATGATCGCCTCCGAAAGCGTCTCGCTGGACGTACTGGGCTTCACCCTGATTCGCGACCTGGCGCCGGGCGAAGCGGTCTACATCACCGAAGACGGCCAGCTGCACACCCGTCAGTGCGCGACCAATCCACAGATGACGCCTTGCATCTTCGAACACGTCTACCTGGCGCGTCCGGATTCGATCATCGACGGCGTCTCGGTGTACAAGGCGCGTCTGCGCATGGGCGAGAAGCTGGCCGAGAAGATCCTGCGCGAGCGTCCGGATCACGACATCGATGTGGTCATCCCGATTCCCGACACCAGCCGTACCGCGGCACTGGAGCTGGCCAATCACCTTGGCGTGAAGTTCCGCGAAGGCTTCGTCAAGAACCGCTACATTGGCCGGACCTTCATCATGCCGGGCCAGGCTGCCCGCAAGAAATCGGTACGCCAGAAGCTCAACGCGATCGAGCTGGAATTCCGCGGCAAGAACGTGATGCTGGTGGATGACTCCATCGTGCGTGGCACCACCTGCAAGCAGATCATCCAGATGGCCCGCGAAGCCGGCGCCAAGAACGTCTACTTCTGCTCGGCCGCACCGGCGGTGCGTTACCCGAACGTCTACGGCATCGACATGCCGAGCGCTCACGAACTGATCGCCCACAACCGCAGCACCCAGGACGTTGCCGACCTGATCGGTGCCGACTGGCTGGTCTACCAGGACCTGCCGGACCTGATCGAGGCGGTCGGCGGTGGCAAGATCAAGATCGAACACTTCGACTGCGCGGTGTTCGACGGCAAGTACGTGACCGGCGACGTCGACGAGGCGTATCTGGACAAGATCGAGCAGGCGCGCAACGACGCCTCCAAGGTCAAGACCCAGGCGGTCAGTGCAATCATCGACTTGTACAACAACTAA
- a CDS encoding SPOR domain-containing protein gives MALLDNVVKQRMVGALVLVALAVIFLPMLFSREDELRRVQVEAPAVPATPVMPQLQVEPVQVPEPQVLPDEPATADAEGVQQPPSMPIAPAPTTVPTPAPAPAQAAPAVAATKPATPAPAPAPAAKPAPAQAVVAAPAKPEALKRVDANGLPVSWSVQLASLSNRASADNLQKTLRSQGYNAYIRSADGMNRVFVGPLIERAEAERLRDLLGRQQKLKGFVVRFQPERG, from the coding sequence ATGGCATTGCTGGATAACGTAGTCAAGCAGCGCATGGTGGGCGCGCTGGTGCTGGTCGCGCTGGCGGTGATCTTCTTGCCGATGCTGTTTTCCCGTGAGGACGAATTGCGTCGGGTTCAGGTCGAGGCGCCAGCGGTGCCGGCTACACCGGTAATGCCACAATTGCAGGTGGAGCCGGTACAGGTGCCTGAGCCCCAGGTGCTGCCCGACGAGCCGGCGACGGCCGATGCCGAGGGGGTGCAACAGCCTCCGAGCATGCCAATCGCCCCGGCGCCGACCACTGTGCCAACTCCCGCGCCAGCGCCTGCGCAGGCCGCTCCAGCCGTTGCGGCGACCAAGCCGGCGACTCCGGCACCAGCACCTGCGCCAGCAGCCAAGCCAGCGCCTGCGCAGGCAGTGGTGGCCGCACCGGCCAAGCCAGAGGCTTTGAAACGGGTCGATGCCAATGGCCTGCCGGTCAGTTGGTCGGTGCAGTTGGCCAGCCTGTCCAATCGTGCCAGCGCCGATAACTTGCAGAAAACCCTGCGCAGCCAGGGGTACAATGCCTATATTCGCTCCGCCGATGGCATGAACCGCGTGTTCGTCGGGCCGCTGATCGAGCGCGCCGAGGCCGAACGTCTGCGTGATCTGTTGGGCCGTCAGCAGAAGCTCAAGGGCTTTGTCGTGCGTTTTCAGCCTGAACGTGGCTGA